One Pelecanus crispus isolate bPelCri1 chromosome 31, bPelCri1.pri, whole genome shotgun sequence genomic region harbors:
- the LOC104024083 gene encoding olfactory receptor 14J1: MEQISNGSSITEFLLLAFADTRELQLLHFWLFLGIYLAALLANGLTVAAVACDHRLHTPMYFFLLNLSLLDLGFISTTVPKSMANSLWDTRAISYAGCAAQIFLFLFFTGGECSLLTIMAYDRYLAICKPLRYGTLLGSRACVHLAAAAWGSGMLNAALHAGNTFSLPLCQGNALDQFFCEIPQILKLSCSDSYLREVGLLAFSASFAFVCFVFILLSYVQIFRAVLRIPTKQGRHKAFSTCLPHLAVVSLFLSTIMFANLKPPSISSPSLDLVVAVLYTVVPPAANPLIYSMRNQELKEALKKLIS; the protein is encoded by the coding sequence ATGGAACAAATATCCAAcggcagctccatcactgagttcctgCTCCTGGCGTTTGCAGACAcgcgggagctgcagctcctgcacttctggctcttcctgggcatctacctggctgccctcctggccaaCGGCCTCACCGTCGCCGCCGTAGCCTGCGACCAccgcctccacacccccatgtacttcttcctcctcaacctctcCCTCCTCGACCTGGGCTTCATCTCCACCACTGTCCCCAAATCCATGGCCAATTCCCTCTGGGACACCAGGGCCATCTCCTATGCAGGATGCGCTGCCCAgatctttctgtttctcttcttcacTGGGGGAGAGTGTTCCCTTCTCACCATCATGGCCTACGACCGCTACCTTGCCATCTGCAAGCCCCTGCGCTACGGgaccctgctgggcagcagggctTGTGTCCACCTGGCAGCGGCTGCCTGGGGCAGTGGGATGCTCAACGCTGCCCTGCACGCGGGCAACACCTTTTCACTACCGCTCTGCCAAGGCAACGCCCTGGaccagttcttctgtgaaatcccccagatcctcaagctctcctgctcaGACTCCTACCTCAGGGAAGTTGGCCTTCTCGCGTTCAGTGcctcttttgcttttgtgtgttttgttttcatcctgCTGTCCTACgtgcagatcttcagggccgTGCTGAGGATCCCCACCAAGCAGGGGCGGCACAAAGCCTTCTCCACgtgcctccctcacctggccGTGGTCTCCCTGTTCCTCAGCACCATAATGTTTGCCAACCTGAagcccccctccatctcctctccatccctggatCTGGTGGTGGCTGTGCTGTACAcggtggtgcctccagcagcGAACCCCCTCATCtacagcatgaggaaccaggagctcaagGAGGCCCTGAAGAAATTGATTTCATAG